From the genome of Agrobacterium tumefaciens:
CGAGTGCCTGCTGTGATTCCGCGCTTTGTTTGACGAGGTTGGCAGCGCGTTGGAATGCTGCCTCCGTCTGTTCAAGTGTCGCCTGGTCGGCTGCGATATTTGCCTTGTCTTTATCGACTGCTGCGCTCGCGATGCGATCATCCATTTTAAGGATGAGATCACCTGCCTTGATGTGCTGCCCATCATTCGCAGAAATCTGCGTTACCAATCCTGCCTGAAGCGGCGCAATGTTGGTTATGTCTGCGGCCACCGCCCAGCCTGTTGCTGACACGTCCATCGGCAGTGTGTCTTTGCCGGCTGCGATGGTGCTGACGGTCGGCGGACCGCCGTTGCGACGGCCTGCGCCCTGCCTTTGACCGCCTTGCTGGCGTCCACTTTCCGTCGTTGCCGCCTGCTGACTTGTTCCAGGAACGGTGTGATCCGTATCAGGTAGCTGTTGGTGAGAGGCTGGTTTGGCAAAATTCTTGAGGTAGGGGATCTCGTCAAGAGGTAACCGATCCCTGTAGGTCCATGCGCCTGTCGCCACAACAGCAACGACGCAAACAGTGGTCCAGAAACGTTTCATCTGGCAATTCCGCTAGATCAGCAGGTCATGCTTCCCGAACATGCGCGGCAAGCCTTTGTGTCGGCTTTATTGCACAAGACACCCAAAGGCCCGCGAAATCACCTTAAACTTTTGTAATGGCTCGCACCCGAGGATATGCGTGAAGGACCCGGCCTAGCAGCATGAACCGATGTTCTCGTAGGTGCTGCCCACAAAGAACCTCTATTTCGTCATGCGCGTGGACGTTTCAACGACATCTGTAGAATCCACGATGCCGGGGATATCTGTCGTAAAAAAGGGCACTTTGTATCCTTGCCGCACACCCTCGTTTTCGGCAATGTTTCGGTACCATTGTAGAACATGGGGAAACTCTGAAAGTTCGATCTTGTGACGTGCGAAGCGGGACACCCATGGCCAAAGTGCGATGTCGGCGATGGAGTAACTGCCGGCAACGTAATCGAAGCCCGCCAGTCTATCGTTCAAAGTTGCATAGAGCCGGCGTGTATCGAGTGCGAAACGGTCTTCCGCGAATGGCGCGCTTCCGGCGTTATACGTCAGAAAATAATGGGCGTAGCCCAGCGTAGGGCCAAAATTTGAAGATTGCCACATCAGCCATTCTATGACGGAAAGCCGTAATGTGTCGTCGCGTGGCAAGAGGCGACCGGTTTTCTCTGCAAGGTAAAGCAGAATTGCATTCGATTCCGTGAGAACCGTTCCGTTGTCATGATCGACGATCGCCGGGATTTTGGCGCCAGGATTGATCCTCAGATAATCAGGCGAAAATTGCTTCCCCTTCTCAATATCTATCGCATGTACGCAGTAGGGAAGGCCGAGTTCCTCCAACGCAATTGATATCTTCAGTCCGTTAGGGGTGATCCAGGTGTAGAGATCGATCATGGCTTAGTCGAACATCGGTTCGTCCATCCGGAAATCCCGCAACGACTTCTTTCCGGTCACATCGGATAAATCGTTGTAGAATCCGCGCAATGTCGAGACCAGATCGACAATACGGGGGTCGGTCACCCGGTAAATCACTGCTTTACCCTCACGCGTCCCGTCTATTACGCCTGCTGCGCGCAATTCCGATAGCTGCTGCGACAAGGTCGGTTGTTGTATCCCGAGTTCGAACTCAAGAGCTGAAACAGAAGCCTCCCGTTCCATCAGGTAACAGACGATCGCCAAGCGGTTGGCATTGGCAATCAATTTCAAAAGGTCGCTCGCTTCGCCGACGCTGCGACAAATGCGATTTGAGATCGGTTTTGTCATTTGAATAGCCGCTTTTCACATTATAAAAACATAGATTGTATTTCCTTTAATTTCAACGTGCTGATTTCCGTTTCGATCCGGTGCGGTAACTTTTTTAAAATCGATAAAGAATATGGATTTCTCTTTCCTTTGTTGCTCACTTCCCGCGAAAATGTTCCTCGCAAACGATCTATAAAAAAGTAGATTGATCTGGAAATGAGGTGGCGTCATGAAAATCGGGGTACATCCCAATAATCTCCATTTGCGGCTCGCCCGGCTTTGGCCGGATGCGTTCAAGTCGTTCGATCCTGAGTTCGTACTTTACAAGGAAGGAAGGGATACAGCGTCCTTGCTTGAAAAGGGTGATATCCACTTCGGTGGAACCGGATCGACCCCACCAATTGAGGCCGATGCCCGAGGGCTTGGAGTAGCCTATATCGCTGCATCCGCGCCAAGGCCCGCCAACGGTGCGATACTTGTCCGCAAGGACAGCCACATCCGCTCTGTTGCCGATCTAGTGGGGCGGGATATTTCACTGATTGACGGCTCGTTCCATACTTACCTTCTTGCTCGAAGTCTCGAAGGCGAAGGACTGGGCTTATCCGACGTAACAAGGATCGAAAGCGGTGACAGCGATTCACTGCGAGATCTCGTAGACGGGCGGGTCGATGCATGGGTTACCATGTCTCCACGGCTTGAGAAGGCTCTTGATCACGAGGCTTTGCGTGTCCTTGTTCGTTGCGGCTCCACAATTCCGAACCGTTCCCTGTTCTGGACGCTTGGGCATCACGAATTTTCTGCCGAAAAGGTCGCGGCCGTTGCCTGCGAACTTGATCGCATTGGTCAGTTGGTTATGGCGGATATAAAAGGAGCGGCTGCCCTTCTTGCCAACCAATCAGGCAGCGAAGGGGATGCACAATTCTGGGAAAAAGTGCTTCGCTCTCGAGATCTCTCTGTTGGTCCGGCAACGCCGGAAATCCTTGCTGAACAGCAGCAGGAAGCCGACACGCTCTACCGACATGGACATTTCAAGTCACCGGTGCAGACCGGGGTGTCGCTCGAAAGCCTTGGAGTGAAAAATTGAACGTTTTCTGGTACATGTGCGCTCCAGATGGTGCCTATCCCTGGCAGCCCGAAGGTTCCCGCAAGGTTGATCTCGGCTATTACAAGCAGTTGGCGCTTGCTTATGACCAACTCGGTTACACCGGCGCCTTGTTTGCGACGGGGGCCCATGATGTCTGGGTCCTGGCTGGTGCACTTCTGTCCTATACGGAGCGGTTGAAGCTCCTGGTCGCGATCCATCCAGGGCTCGTTGCGCCGACACTGCTTGGTAAAATGGCAGCAACCTTGCAGGAGTTTTCACGCGGGCGGTTGTTGATTAACGTCGTCTCAGGCGATGCGAAAATGCTTGGCGCTTACGGGATGACGATGCCGCATGACGAGCGCTACGACATGGCCGACGAATACCTGCAGATTTGGCATCGGCTGTTTTCTGGCGATACGGTGAATTTCGACGGAAAGTATTTCAAAACCGAGGGAGCAAAGCTTGCACTGCCGGTTGGACAGGGAATTGAGCCACCGCCATTGTGGTTCGGCGGATCGTCAGACAAGGCGATCGAGGTTGCCGCAAAACACGTTGAAACCTATCTTTCCTGGGGTGAAACGCCGGAACAGATCGGAGCGAAAATCGAGATCGTAAAGGCACGCGCCGAAAAACTCGGGCGTAACCTGGAATACGGTATACGCCTTTATGTTATCGTGCGTGATACGGACGAAGAAGCATGGGAAGCGGCTGCCGACCTTTATAAAAGGATGGACGCAACTGCGATTGCCGCCAATCAGCGCTTTGTCGGGAAAACGGATTCTGTTGGCCAGCAGCGTATGACTGCGCTTCATGGTGGCAACAAGCCACAGGATCTCCGCGATCTGGAAATCGCGCCAAACCTATGGGCAGGTATCGGCCTTGTGAGACCAGGTCCTGGGACAGCCATTGTTGGATCACCTGACACAGTTATCCGCACACTTGAGGCTTATCGCAAGGCGGGCGTAGAGACCTTCATCCTGTCCGGGATGCCGCTGCTTGAGGAAGCGTTTCGCTTCGGCGAAAAGGTTTTACCGCGACTTGACGTTTCGCGAGAGATATCTGCTGCAAAACAGTTTACCTGGTCGACCCTGTTTGATCGTGACCTTACTGCGACAAAAGCATCGTGAAACAGAGATTGCTAAACCGGAACTCCAATCATGACGGCAACCCCAGTGAGCACTACAACACCGAAACATTTCTCGATTGCCACCATATTGGGTAGATCGCTCGCTTTTTTTGATTCCGTGCTTGGCGCGGTTGCGGCCGCACTGCTCGCTGCCCTCCTTATTGTCGTGCTGACCAATGTTGCACTCCGATACATATTCCATACAGGCTTCATCGGAGCGGAAGATCTGGGTATCTGGCTGCATGTCGCCATGATCGCTGTCGGCGCTCCGCTCAGCCTGAAAAGCGCGCTTGCCATGCGCCTCGATGTGTTCGTGCGCTTTTTGCCTGATCGACTTCATCCGGCCACCGAAATGCTAGCTGACGCCTTCTCGTTCGTCGCTGCCCTGATATTGTTGTTTGGCGGATCGGAGATCGCCACGATGCTGGGTGGTACGTCGCCTACACTCGGTCTACCGGAATGGATACGTTTCGGTTTTCTGGGAGCGGGAGGCGGACTTATCCTTACCTATCTTGCCTTGCAGCGTGCCTCGGAAGGAAAGTCACTGCAGGTTATTCTATCGCTGGTCATCTCAGTGATCGCCTATTTCGGTTTGCCATTCGTTTTCTTCGATACGACACTTCCCCCGAGCCTTTTCCTGGCTCTGACAGCGGCTCTCGGGCTAATTCTCGCCGCGCCGCTCGCCCATGCGTTTCTCGCTGCAGCCTACGTCGCGATCGCATTTGGCAGTTCACTGCCTGAGCCTGCGATTGTCTCCACGACTGTGACGGGAATGTCGAAATTTCTGTTGCTTGCTATCCCGTTCTTCCTGCTTGCGGGAAGCCTCCTGACAGAATCGGGTGTTGCAAACCAACTCGTACGTTTTGCCGCCTCGATGGTCGGTCATCGCCGTGCTGGTCTTGCACAGACAACCTTGCTGACGAGCGTGCTGTTTTCTGGCGCCTCCGGCTCGTCGGTTGCGAACGCAGCCTTCGGTGCATCGACATTTCAGCCGGAACTCGTGCGGCACGGTTATCCACCCGCGCAGGCTGGTGCGATTATCGCCGCAACATCAGTCCTTGATAACGTCATCCCCCCGTCCATCGCCTTTCTCATTCTGGCAACCGCGACAAATCTTTCCGTCGGTTCTCTTCTCGTGGGCGGTTTTTTCGCCGGTGGATTGATGGCTTTGTGCCTTGCTGTTGCTATCCATTTCAGCGTGCGCACGGTTGATACGTTGCCGAGGGCAAATGGGCAGGAACGCTGGCGTTCTGCCGTCGCTGCAATTCCGGCGTTCGGCCTTGGAATAATTGTTGTCGTCGGTATTCGTATTGGGATCGTGACGACGACCGAGGCCGCTGCACTGGCGGCACTCTACACGCTTTTTCTTGGTTTCGGTTACAGGCTTGGTGCCAAACGCATATTCACAACGTTTCGCCAGTCCGGGGCCGAAGCTGCCGCCATCGGTTTGTTGATCGGTACGGCTGGGCCGTTTGCTTTCCTGCTCGCAGTGGATGATGTGTCCGGCCTTGTCACCGATTTCGTCACGATGCTGGGGGGGAGCAAGATCGCAGTGCTTCTGCTTTCGAACGTGATCCTTCTTGTCGTTGGACTTGTACTGGATATCGGTGCTGCAATTCTATTGTTTGGGCCGATCCTATTGCCGGCCGCCGTTGCAGCAGGGATCGACCCCATACACTTCGGTGTCATTCTCGTGGTCAATCTGATGATCCATGGCCTGACGCCACCGCTCGGGATGCTGATCTTCGTCGTAAGCGGTGTAACGCGTGTTCCGGCGACTGCGCTTTTCAGGGCAGTTGTTCCCTATCTTCTTTCTCTTCTCGTTTCCCTCGCGATTCTGTGCGTTTGGGCGGTTCTTTTCTGAAATCGGGGCTTTTGATAACGATGATCAACAGACGTAAACTTCTCAAACTATCTGCCGCCAGTGTGGCGACGTTTGGCGCACCTGGTTTGGTTCGCAGTGCGAACGCAAGAACCCGTAACGTTACGGTCGCCTCGCTCTTCGCCGACGACAAGCCGGA
Proteins encoded in this window:
- a CDS encoding TRAP transporter large permease subunit, coding for MSTTTPKHFSIATILGRSLAFFDSVLGAVAAALLAALLIVVLTNVALRYIFHTGFIGAEDLGIWLHVAMIAVGAPLSLKSALAMRLDVFVRFLPDRLHPATEMLADAFSFVAALILLFGGSEIATMLGGTSPTLGLPEWIRFGFLGAGGGLILTYLALQRASEGKSLQVILSLVISVIAYFGLPFVFFDTTLPPSLFLALTAALGLILAAPLAHAFLAAAYVAIAFGSSLPEPAIVSTTVTGMSKFLLLAIPFFLLAGSLLTESGVANQLVRFAASMVGHRRAGLAQTTLLTSVLFSGASGSSVANAAFGASTFQPELVRHGYPPAQAGAIIAATSVLDNVIPPSIAFLILATATNLSVGSLLVGGFFAGGLMALCLAVAIHFSVRTVDTLPRANGQERWRSAVAAIPAFGLGIIVVVGIRIGIVTTTEAAALAALYTLFLGFGYRLGAKRIFTTFRQSGAEAAAIGLLIGTAGPFAFLLAVDDVSGLVTDFVTMLGGSKIAVLLLSNVILLVVGLVLDIGAAILLFGPILLPAAVAAGIDPIHFGVILVVNLMIHGLTPPLGMLIFVVSGVTRVPATALFRAVVPYLLSLLVSLAILCVWAVLF
- a CDS encoding ABC transporter substrate-binding protein, translating into MKIGVHPNNLHLRLARLWPDAFKSFDPEFVLYKEGRDTASLLEKGDIHFGGTGSTPPIEADARGLGVAYIAASAPRPANGAILVRKDSHIRSVADLVGRDISLIDGSFHTYLLARSLEGEGLGLSDVTRIESGDSDSLRDLVDGRVDAWVTMSPRLEKALDHEALRVLVRCGSTIPNRSLFWTLGHHEFSAEKVAAVACELDRIGQLVMADIKGAAALLANQSGSEGDAQFWEKVLRSRDLSVGPATPEILAEQQQEADTLYRHGHFKSPVQTGVSLESLGVKN
- a CDS encoding LLM class flavin-dependent oxidoreductase, whose product is MNVFWYMCAPDGAYPWQPEGSRKVDLGYYKQLALAYDQLGYTGALFATGAHDVWVLAGALLSYTERLKLLVAIHPGLVAPTLLGKMAATLQEFSRGRLLINVVSGDAKMLGAYGMTMPHDERYDMADEYLQIWHRLFSGDTVNFDGKYFKTEGAKLALPVGQGIEPPPLWFGGSSDKAIEVAAKHVETYLSWGETPEQIGAKIEIVKARAEKLGRNLEYGIRLYVIVRDTDEEAWEAAADLYKRMDATAIAANQRFVGKTDSVGQQRMTALHGGNKPQDLRDLEIAPNLWAGIGLVRPGPGTAIVGSPDTVIRTLEAYRKAGVETFILSGMPLLEEAFRFGEKVLPRLDVSREISAAKQFTWSTLFDRDLTATKAS
- a CDS encoding winged helix-turn-helix transcriptional regulator encodes the protein MTKPISNRICRSVGEASDLLKLIANANRLAIVCYLMEREASVSALEFELGIQQPTLSQQLSELRAAGVIDGTREGKAVIYRVTDPRIVDLVSTLRGFYNDLSDVTGKKSLRDFRMDEPMFD
- a CDS encoding glutathione S-transferase translates to MIDLYTWITPNGLKISIALEELGLPYCVHAIDIEKGKQFSPDYLRINPGAKIPAIVDHDNGTVLTESNAILLYLAEKTGRLLPRDDTLRLSVIEWLMWQSSNFGPTLGYAHYFLTYNAGSAPFAEDRFALDTRRLYATLNDRLAGFDYVAGSYSIADIALWPWVSRFARHKIELSEFPHVLQWYRNIAENEGVRQGYKVPFFTTDIPGIVDSTDVVETSTRMTK